GGGTTTCTTCTATACATGGGCCAAGGCGGGACAGTCAAAACAGCAGCCAATATAAATCCTGCTCCCAAAATGTAGACCGATTGCGAAAATTGCTGAACGATGTATCCCCAAACGAAACCTACGATACTGAACAGTGTAATTA
This window of the Ostrinia nubilalis chromosome 9, ilOstNubi1.1, whole genome shotgun sequence genome carries:
- the LOC135074598 gene encoding signal peptidase complex subunit 1, coding for MDFFTSIPTHIDYVGQAKAEKLYKAIITLFSIVGFVWGYIVQQFSQSVYILGAGFILAAVLTVPPWPMYRRNPLNWQNPKNNDEKPTGKKGKK